In the Microtus pennsylvanicus isolate mMicPen1 chromosome 6, mMicPen1.hap1, whole genome shotgun sequence genome, one interval contains:
- the Gjd4 gene encoding gap junction delta-4 protein yields the protein MENLDLLGFLIITLNCNMTIVGMLWLVVAVLLRMLVVVLAGSPIYQDEQERFVCNTLQPGCANVCYDFFSPVSPLRFWLVQSLALLLPSAVFGAYALHRGAKLVAEGACRPRVPNLSTAYLVHLLLRTLLEAGLASLHYLLFGFSVPNRISCSRVPCSGTVDCYVSRPTEKSLLMLFVWAMSALSFLLSLADLLCSLRRSRGTTQGVKGEARPVCGVPTLPPCLLQDPQGCQSQGQVNHEGGQEEQGVPEFFSMCTAGQAGDSHVGQVIVSGLVEHSDQDDGEATSSAGDRLVVAHIEHEVRPHRETSSDLGGKNTRSSELPLASQSHLVRHCSASQPLAPSRLATSGSAPHLRPKKSEWV from the exons ATGGAGAACTTGGACTTGTTGGGGTTCCTCATTATCACCTTAAACTGCAACATGACCATTGTGG GCATGCTCTGGCTGGTCGTGGCGGTCCTGCTGAGGATGCTGGTGGTGGTCTTGGCAGGGTCCCCTATCTACCAGGACGAACAGGAGAGGTTTGTTTGTAACACCCTGCAGCCAGGATGTGCCAACGTTTGCTACGACTTCTTCTCCCCAGTGTCGCCGCTGCGGTTCTGGTTAGTGCAGAGCCTGGCGCTGCTCCTGCCTTCGGCAGTTTTTGGCGCCTACGCTCTGCACCGCGGGGCGAAGCTGGTTGCGGAGGGAGCCTGCAGGCCCCGGGTGCCCAACCTGTCCACCGCCTACCTAGTGCATCTGCTGCTGCGCACGCTGCTGGAGGCGGGATTGGCTTCCCTGCACTACTtgctctttggcttctctgtgccCAACCGAATTTCTTGCTCTCGTGTGCCCTGCTCAGGGACTGTGGACTGCTACGTGTCGCGGCCCACGGAGAAGTCCCTCCTGATGCTGTTCGTGTGGGCCATGAGCGCGCTATCCTTCCTGCTCAGTCTGGCGGACCTGCTTTGCAGCTTGCGGAGGTCACGAGGGACCACTCAAGGGGTGAAGGGCGAGGCCAGACCAGTCTGCGGAGTCCCCACACTCCCCCCTTGTCTCTTACAGGACCCTCAGGGTTGTCAAAGCCAGGGTCAGGTGAACCATGAAGGCGGCCAGGAGGAGCAGGGTGTGCCTGAGTTCTTTAGCATGTGCACAGCAGGGCAGGCAGGCGACAGTCACGTTGGTCAGGTCATTGTGTCAGGACTGGTGGAGCATTCAGACCAAGACGATGGTGAGGCCACTTCCTCAGCTGGCGACAggttggtggtggctcacataGAGCATGAGGTTAGACCCCACAGAGAGACTTCTTCGGACCTAGGGGGCAAAAACACCCGGTCAAGTGAGCTCCCCTTGGCCTCCCAGAGCCACCTGGTTCGGCACTGTTCAGCAAGCCAGCCTCTGGCTCCTAGTCGGCTGGCCACATCGGGCAGTGCCCCCCACCTGAGACCCAAAAAGTCTGAGTGGGTGTGA